A DNA window from Halichondria panicea chromosome 16, odHalPani1.1, whole genome shotgun sequence contains the following coding sequences:
- the LOC135350591 gene encoding uncharacterized protein LOC135350591, whose translation MTDVSTLTNITPSLSDIYGDTPDDDDVASDEALAASPKSSPVTRTRQKVLPPHWEKVRSEQHHRCYYWHRETGKTTWKFPEEEAKEHSKVVRSHDYINVKRTPPIKGPRRLVISDSTHSTNHDTTEKNQKNETFTSTPPPQRSTTSPPMTTLPPHMTTTPTQRSTPPPQRPRSSYVNVELVSSANQLPPEPMTPLSPVPMDTRLSLTQSDEGVSPMSPTLLHSEGISPLSPTPIHSEGISPLSPTPIHNEGISPLSPTPIHNEGISPLSPSPPIPPRHYSESEFSSDGSATPTKRSHQSNSSTEDCTSPQSTRAPVKHTFTTQGHEYAVIHRGGVKGEDENTPIMRILSPPPPVPMKPRQRLAQDAHEAGYTEIAEKSLQNRVYAELEMPSSHSDDSNQNPKSPIAYAVVDLGKETAPSAERRRQTTTRKELIPLKPRPYETPTLSMENLADPGYETVRDKLPGDDGYMEVDRNTLLSYQRTYSVGQTKTRRVSSKELYTLPPGKDTGESPLSRKGSPSTGEESPSQDSVFDSPYDLPSNSKKLSVTLPRTSAPPSPGYSRLEDLSKEAILLRSGVTLRRYQQLDSVSSLRSQGGPGSEESSGSDHDDALEPVHRAIKSLETSLGVSADGSPLQLVRTPPGPPSWTKVQRRPHAYEPVNDSLDVTAEPANQIARKQHLTSSSIEMDWDETELSAPKSGLTRVQELSQQRSSSQPNLLRDSDVVFPHLEKPPRVSEEAFKMRQNRLLNHKYEDMEKGEESGDVTHSAESVGDVTTLNSAGVKESWTEGGGLEGELPRGWQNMKDETGRVYYWHVPSGRTQYNRPTGDDIKRLSLCVDDSHTGGRGQASADERRRPSPAFRAHFIGSWDVDESELVQGQCVKVVHSCISNISGDSTPTKDSQVFLQVHNASLRWLDPETSSPTLTQPINKIRVWGIGLDNERHFGYVARDIVTKRHKCHVFRCERPARAVARALLEAHQRDRQEKRARKATKKEESAAAKELVKEPSVSASQSQHTKRDNSQSPEKQDEYKRITCTYMGSCDVFQGKEIGAVNEGVSRLCMENHRGYLDVHVDVATSHVRITAVKNDTVIAEHRVRFLVFLGIANDDRYCGYILDNGTHGNMKQLKFHGFRKEPNTDRLCLALHGACQARYQRVLQANPGARVEGVSPPTEKPSPPLKAKSTPNLLERLGSLRKPKKSLVEDESSFVVQYLGCQGVTKTEGLDAVRVPLQQMAQPKTPTLSSTPFLVDFDVTPGGIFITDPQKKVFNRKSFPIKTITYIVRIREYFAFISKDSGKLNCHVFLENEVDAGTVVNTVEKILSPDNPRSPTK comes from the exons ATGACGGATGTTTCCACACTGACCAACATCACACCGTCCCTCAGTGACATATATGGTGACACTcctgatgatgatgatgttgCCTCAGA TGAGGCCCTGGCTGCTAGTCCTAAGAGTAGTCCAGTCACTCGGACAAGACAAAAGGTGTTGCCTCCACACTGGGAGAAGGTGCGCAGTGAGCAGCACCATCGCTGCTATTACTGGCACAGGGAGACTGGGAAGACCACCTGGAAGTTCCCCGAGGAGgaag cTAAGGAGCACTCTAAGGTTGTCCGGTCACATGACTACATCAATGTCAAGCGCACTCCACCCATCAAAGGACCGAGGAGACTCGTCATTAGCGACTCTACTCACTCGACCAATCATGATACAACTGAAAAGAACCAAAAAAATGAAACTTTCACCagcaccccaccccctcaaaGGAGCACCACGTCCCCTCCAATGACCACCCTGCCCCCTCATATGACCACCACGCCCACTCAAAGGAGTACCCCGCCCCCTCAAAGACCTCGGAGCAGCTACGTGAATGTTGAACTAGTATCCAGTGCCAACCAACTGCCTCCGGAGCCAATGACTCCTCTCTCCCCTGTTCCCATGGATACCAGACTCTCGTTAACCCAGTCTGACGAGGGAGTCTCCCCCATGAGCCCCACCCTCCTACACAGTGAGGGGATCTCCCCCCTGAGCCCCACTCCCATACACAGTGAGGGGATCTCCCCCCTGAGCCCCACTCCCATACACAATGAGGGGATCTCCCCCCTGAGCCCCACTCCCATACACAATGAGGGGATCTCCCCCCTGAGCCCCAGCCCCCCAATTCCACCTAGACACTATTCAGAATCAGAGTTCAGCTCCGATGGAAGTGCCACGCCTACTAAAAGATCCCACCAATCGAATTCCAGCACTGAAGATTGTACATCTCCGCAGTCAACAAGAGCTCCTGTGAAGCACACGTTCACTACTCAAGGTCACGAGTATGCTGTCATCCACCGAggaggggtcaaaggtgaagACGAGAACACACCCATTATGAGAATACTCAGTCCACCCCCTCCAGTTCCAATGAAACCTCGCCAACGATTAGCCCAAGACGCCCACGAAGCTGGCTACACTGAGATAGCGGAGAAGAGCTTACAAAACAGAGTTTATGCAGAGCTAGAAATGCCGTCCAGTCATTCGGACGACTCTAATCAGAACCCTAAATCACCGATTGCGTATGCTGTGGTTGACCTTGGTAAAGAGACTGCACCCTCCGCTGAAAGGAGGCGCCAAACGACGACAAGGAAGGAATTGATACCTCTGAAGCCCCGCCCATATGAGACGCCCACTCTTAGTATGGAGAACCTGGCTGACCCCGGCTATGAGACTGTGAGGGACAAGCTACCAGGAG ATGACGGCTATATGGAGGTGGACAGGAACACTCTACTCTCCTATCAGAGGACCTACAGTGTAGGACAGACCAAGACCAGAAGAGTTTCCTCTAAAGAGCTCTATACTCTACCTCCTGGCAAGGACACAGGGGAAAGTCCCTTATCGAGAAAGGGCAGTCCATCTACAGGAGAGGAAAGCCCCTCACAAGACTCTGTGTTTGACTCACCGTACGACCTTCCCTCAAACAGCAAGAAACTGAGCGTCACATTACCACGAACCAGTGCTCCTCCTTCCCCTGGCTACTCTCGTTTGGAGGACCTCTCCAAAGAGGCCATTCTGTTACGCTCTGGTGTGACTCTGAGGCGCTATCAGCAGCTTGACTCTGTGTCCAGTCTGCGCTCCCAGGGAGGGCCAGGAAGCGAGGAGTCATCAGGGTCAGATCATGATGATGCACTGGAGCCTGTACACAG AGCCATTAAGTCACTGGAGACCTCCCTGGGAGTATCGGCAGATGGATCCCCCCTGCAGTTAGTGAGGACCCCCCCTGGTCCCCCCTCATGGACCAAGGTACAGCGACGCCCACACGCTTACGAACCCGTCAATGATTCCCTTGACGTCACGGCTGAGCcggccaatcagattgcacgAAAGCAACACCTGACCTCATCAAGTATTGAAATGGATTGGGACGAAACAGAATTGAGCGCTCCCAAAAGTGGCCTCACTCGAGTGCAGGAATTGTCTCAGCAAAGATCCTCATCGCAACCCAACCTCCTCAGAGATAGTGATGTAGTATTTCCCCACTTGGAGAAACCGCCTCGTGTTTCGGAAGAAGCCTTCAAAATGCGTCAAAATCGGCTTTTGAATCACAAATACGAAGATATGGAAAAAGGGGAGGAGTCTGGTGATGttacacacagtgcagagTCCGTGGGGGATGTGACTACACTGAACTCTGCCGGGGTAAAAGAGAGCTGGACGGAGGGGGGTGGTCTCGAGGGGGAGCTGCCGAGGGGTTGGCAGAACATGAAGGATGAGACTGGACGTGTGTATTACTGGCATGTGCCCTCAGGGAGGACACAGTATAACAGGCCAACAGGCGATGATATCAAGAgactg agtctaTGTGTTGATGACAGCCACactggtgggcgtggtcaAGCCTCGGCTGATGAGAGGAGGAGACCCTCTCCTGCCTTTAGGGCACACTTCATAGGATCATGG gatgTGGATGAGTCAGAGCTGGTGCAGGGTCAGTGTGTGAAGGTGGTCCACTCGTGTATTAGCAACATCAGTGGAGACTCCACTCCCACCAAG GACTCCCAGGTGTTCCTGCAAGTGCACAATGCCTCTCTACGTTGGCTGGACCCGGAGACCTCCTCTCCCACGCTCACACAACCCATCAACAAGATACGTGTGTGGGGCATTGGACTGGACAATGAGCGTCACTTTGGTTATGTGGCTAGAGACATTGTTACCAAGAGACACAAGTGTCATGTGTTCCGGTGTGAGCGACCAGCCCGAGCAGTTGCTAGGGCTCTACTGGAGGCTCATCAGAGGGATCGTCAGGAGAAACGAGCAAGGAAGGCAACAAAAAAAGAGGAAAGTGCAGCAGCAAAAGAGCTGGTTAAAG AGCCCTCAGTGAGCGCTAGTCAGAGCCAGCACACTAAGAGGGACAACTCTCAGAGTCCAGAGAAACAAGACGAATACAAACGAatcacatgcacgtacatgggATCATGTGATGTGTTCCAGGGGAAAGAGATTGGAGCTGTGAATGAAGGCGTGAGTAGACTGTGTATGGAGAATCACCGTGGTTACCTGGACGTGCACGTGGATGTGGCCACCTCTCATGTCAGGATAACAGCTGTCAAA AATGACACTGTGATCGCTGAGCACAGAGTTCGCTTCCTCGTTTTTCTCGGTATTGCCAATGACGACCGTTACTGTGGTTACATACTGGACAATGGCACGCATGGAAACATGAAGCAACTCAAGTTCCATGGCTTCCGTAAAGAGCCCAATACTGACAGGTTATGTCTGGCTCTACATGGAGCATGTCAGGCACGCTATCAGAGAGTGCTGCAAGCCAACCCTGGGGCAAGAGTGGAGGGGGTCTCCCCACCCACAGAG AAACCATCTCCACCATTAAAAGCCAAGTCCACTCCAAACCTCCTTGAACGTCTGGGCAGTTTGCGAAAACCAAAAAAATCGCTCGTGGAAGATGAATCGAGCTTTGTTGTGCAATACCTTGGTTGCCAAGGCGTCACTAAGACGGAGGGGTTGGATGCTGTCAGAGTACCGCTACAGCAAATGGCACAGCCTAAAACGCCCACTCTCTCCAGCACTCCATTTCTCGTGGACTTTGATGTGACCCCTGGAGGAATATTCATCACTGACCCTCAGAAAAAAGTGTTTAATAGAAAGAGTTTCCCAATCAAAACCATCACATACATTGTCAGAATCAG GGAATACTTTGCATTCATCTCAAAAGACAGTGGAAAACTGAATTGCCACGTTTTCCTGGAGAATGAG GTTGATGCTGGCACAGTAGTCAACACTGTTGAGAAGATACTATCTCCTGACAATCCAAGGTCCCCCACCAAATGA